A section of the Pseudophryne corroboree isolate aPseCor3 chromosome 11, aPseCor3.hap2, whole genome shotgun sequence genome encodes:
- the LOC134969908 gene encoding general transcription factor II-I repeat domain-containing protein 2-like produces MASTSKKHKTSECSRLFNQRWTNLYFFVEIDDKPVCLVCRESLSVLKEYNIKRHYETKHASKFNHLQGQPRVDKVNDLQKDLKRQQGTFKRHMEESEACVKASYVIAEKIAKKTKAFLDGEFVKECLIAAGEILYPKNNELFKKLSLSGVTVARRVEELANDIEGTLKKRLYAFKSYSLALDESTDVKDTAQLAIFVRGIDQHFNVTEELLALVPMKGTTKGTDILEATKKTLQRFDFSLSNLVGVVTDGAPAMVGRNEGFVALLKKEPELEGKDLIQYHCLIHQENLCAKTIGFENVMKVIVSVVNFIRARGLNHRQFQEFLTQECQADHGDVVYYSEVRWLSRGKVLKRVFDFRSEIEEFMQTKGKPIAEFNDPKWISDFAFVTDISLHMNDLNTRLQSKDQLVHTLFDHIKTFVEKLKLWEAQLTKKDFTHFKLLGESNCLSPGDYATKLSMMRSEFEDRFSDFRNQQSFFDLFSMPFTVNAANMPGSVQMELLDLQNNSSLREKFFNDEERKVQDKNSAYRPTS; encoded by the exons ATGGCGTCTACAAGTAAAAAGCATAAAACAAGTGAATGTTCCCGGCTTTTTAATCAAAGGTGGACCAATTTGTACTTTTTTGTGGAGATTGACGATAAGCCAGTGTGTTTAGTTTGTCGTGAGTCATTGTCAGTATTAAAAGAATACAATATAAAGCGACACTATGAGACAAAACATGCGTCCAAGTTCAATCACCTTCAAGGGCAACCTCGTGTGGATAAAGTGAACGATCTCCAAAAAGATCTAAAACGCCAGCAGGGTACttttaaaaggcatatggaagagaGTGAAGCGTGCGTCAAAGCAAGTTATGTAATAGCTGaaaaaattgctaaaaaaacaaaagcctTCTTGGACGGTGAGTTCGTAAAAGAGTGTCTCATCGCTGCTGGGGAAATTCTCTATCCAAAGAATAACGAACTGTTTAAAAAATTGAGTTTGTCTGGTGTAACTGTAGCACGACGTGTCGAAGAACTTGCCAATGACATTGAAGGAACTTTAAAAAAACGGCTGTACGCATTTAAGTCATATTCACTTGCTTTAGATGAGAGCACAGATGTGAAGGATACAGCACAACTGGCTATCTTTGTCCGTGGCATTGATCAACACTTCAATGTGACAGAAGAGCTGCTAGCGCTTGTACCTATGAAGGGAACGACGAAAGGCACTGATATTCTGGAAGCCACCAAGAAAACACTCCAGCGTTTCGACTTCAGCTTATCCAACCTTGTGGGAGTGGTAACTGATGGTGCCCCTGCTATGGTGGGAAGGAATGAAGGGTTTGTTGCACTTTTAAAAAAAGAACCGGAACTAGAAGGAAAAGATCTCATCCAGTACCACTGTTTAATCCACCAGGAGAATTTGTGTGCGAAAACGATTGGATTTGAGAATGTAATGAAAGTTATTGTGTCTGTAGTCAACTTTATTAGGGCACGAGGATTGAATCATCGTCAATTCCAAGAATTTTTGACACAAGAGTGCCAAGCGGATCACGGCGACGTGGTTTATTATAGTGAGGTGCGTTGGTTGAGCAGAGGGAAGGTACTTAAGAGAGTCTTTGACTTTAGAAGTGAAATAGAAGAGTTCATGCAAACCAAGGGGAAGCCGATTGCAGAATTTAATGATCCAAAGTGGATTTCAGATTTTGCCTTTGTGACCGACATCTCCTTGCATATGAATGACCTAAATACGCGGCTACAATCCAAGGATCAGCTGGTGCACACTCTGTTTGATCACATTAAAACTTTTGTAGAAAAGCTCAAACTTTGGGAGGCACAACTCACGAAAAAAGACTTTACACATTTTAAGCTTCTCGGTGAGTCCAACTGTTTGTCTCCTGGTGATTACGCTACAAAATTAAGCATGATGCGAAGTGAGTTTGAAGACAGATTTAGTGATTTCCGTAATCAACAGTCTTTTTTCGATTTATTTTCTATGCCTTTTACTGTCAATGCTGCCAATATGCCAGGCTCAGTACAAATGGAGCTGCTTGATCTCCAAAACAACTCATCTTTGCGAGAAAAATTCTTCAAT GATGAAGAACGCAAAGTCCAAGACAAGAACTCagcttacagaccaacatcttga